GCCTGCGCGACGAAGGCCCGGTCCTCGGAGGCGACGACCGCGGACCGGGTCAGCACCGCGTTGCCGAACACGCCCCGCCCGCCGGGGCTCACGCACGGCAGCGGGACGCCCCGGTAGAGCACGGTGGCGAAGCGGGAGTCCATCCCGGTCTCCGCGGCGAGGCGCGCCACGTCCCCGCTGCAGGCCTCGTTGACGGTGACCACGTCGGCGCCCGTCCGTGCGACGGTCCGCACCGCCTCGTCCACGACCGACGGGTAGGCGGTGCCGCCGAAGCAGCCCGCGACGCCGGACAGGCAGAGGTTGAGCTGCAGCGTGGCGTACGGCACCGCGCCCGGCGGCCTGGCGGTCGGACCGGGCTCCCCGGTCGCGGCCGTGGCGGCCGGGGCGGTGAGCAGGGCGAGCAGCGCGGCGACGACGAGGGCCACGGCGGCCGGGGTGCGGGTCATGCCGTGACGCTATGTCGCAGCCGGTGACCGGTGGGCGACCTGCCGGTGGCCGTCGGGTGACGGCTGCCCGACGCCTCCGTGCCGCCCCCCGGGTGCGGGAACACAACCGTCCGGCCGGTCGCTGCCCGGCGCGGGCGCAGCGCGTGCCCGGACGCGAGTCCCCTGCGCCACCCGCCCGAGAGGCCCCCGCCATGCCCATGCCCGACGAGCTCCTCCGCCTGCTCCGGCTGCCCAGCACCTGCTACCTCGCCACGACCATGCCCGACGGGTCGCCGCAGCTGACCCAGACCTGGGTGGACACCGACGGCGAGCACATCCTCGTCAACACGGTCGAGGGCTACCAGAAGACCCGCAACGTGGCCCGCGACCCCCGGGTGGCGGTCACGGTGTCCGACCCCGGCAACCCGTCGAGGTACTTCTCCGCCCGCGGCCTCGTGGTGAGCGCGACGACGGAGGGCGCGGCCGAGCACATCGACGCCCTCGCCCAGCGCTACCTGGGCACCCCCTACCCCTGGTACGGCGGCCGCGACCAGGTCCGCGTCGTCCTGGCGATCCGGCCCGACTCCCTGCACGCCATGGGCTGACACGCGCCGCCGGGCTCAGGTCCCCCCGCCCAGGTGCCGAGGACAGGTGAGCGCTGCGACGACGAGGCAGCGGTGGTGCTGCGGGGCGGAGGTGGGCACGTGCGCGTGGGCCTGGTGGTCAACCGTGCCGAGGACTACGTCCTGCGCGTCGCCGCCGGCATGTCCGAGGTGCTCGCCGCCGCCGCCGGCTCCGTGCTGGTGCTCGTGCTGCCGCCCTCCGCTGCCCTGGCGCAGCCGTGGGTCGCCCGCCTGGTGCGCGAGGGCACCGTGGACGCCCTCGCCGTCACCGCCGTCGTGGACCCGACGACGGGTGCCTCGTGCGTCGCGGACCTGCTCGCGCAGATCGGCCGGCTCGACCGGGTCGGCCGGCTCCCGGTCGTGACGCTGGGCGGCGGGCACCACGCCGTGCCGGACGTCAGCTGCGACAACGCCGCGGGCGCCGCGCTGGCCGCGCGCCACCTGCTCGCCGACGGCCGCCGCCGCCCGCTGGTGGTCGGCGGGATCGTCGACAACAGCGACAGCCGGACCCGCGAGCAGGCCTTCGTCGCC
The DNA window shown above is from Aquipuribacter hungaricus and carries:
- a CDS encoding PPOX class F420-dependent oxidoreductase, producing the protein MPMPDELLRLLRLPSTCYLATTMPDGSPQLTQTWVDTDGEHILVNTVEGYQKTRNVARDPRVAVTVSDPGNPSRYFSARGLVVSATTEGAAEHIDALAQRYLGTPYPWYGGRDQVRVVLAIRPDSLHAMG
- a CDS encoding endonuclease/exonuclease/phosphatase family protein, encoding MTRTPAAVALVVAALLALLTAPAATAATGEPGPTARPPGAVPYATLQLNLCLSGVAGCFGGTAYPSVVDEAVRTVARTGADVVTVNEACSGDVARLAAETGMDSRFATVLYRGVPLPCVSPGGRGVFGNAVLTRSAVVASEDRAFVAQAGAEERRWLCATTEDGVRACTAHLSVAGTAAQAATNDAQCRELEQVLAAGGPRTATVFGGDVNRQSGCAPAGAWTLRDDAATQAPGIQHAYGTRSRLLRPVAEVVPMTFTDHDALLVRALLRTS
- a CDS encoding LacI family DNA-binding transcriptional regulator, which encodes MRVGLVVNRAEDYVLRVAAGMSEVLAAAAGSVLVLVLPPSAALAQPWVARLVREGTVDALAVTAVVDPTTGASCVADLLAQIGRLDRVGRLPVVTLGGGHHAVPDVSCDNAAGAALAARHLLADGRRRPLVVGGIVDNSDSRTREQAFVAACARLGLPGGAVRTVRADFSRELAYRRTTALLQRLDAGGEDQVDAVFAANDEMALGAMDALRVHGLRVPEDVAVVGFDDTEAAATSPTGLSSLDQHLLEQGRCAARLLLGRLGGRPVPNRVRTRARLVVRASSAPAGTGTPPVEDAALLR